GGTATATACCTCCCTTTTTCCCGGGTCCACCTTGACTGCTTTCTGCCCGGCATGGAGATGGAGGTTATAACGGGTATAAAAGTCTGTAGGCCTGATCAACAGTTGTTCCTCCGTCATCTTACCCGTGAGGTAATAAGAAGTCAGACACCGGGCATAGGCCGGGTAGTGTTCTTCACTGATGATATCCACCCGGCCAACCTGGTCCAGCTTACGGATAGCTTCCGCAGCAAAAATTCCGGCTGCGCTGTTGCCTATAATCACATAGCGCAATCTTTCCACCCCCAAGCTATATGCCCAGGGCTTTGCGTTTTGACTTGATATGCTCGATAAGTCCCTGGGCTGCCTTGATGGGATCAGTCTCCACGTAGAACCTTCCTCCCAGCAGTTTCTCGGCAGTTTCTCCGGTCAATATTTCAGTGACTTTTTTCCCTCCCAGGACCTGCGGAATAACTCCCAAGTGCGTCAAAACACCCAAGGATACTGCCCAGGTACCGATGCTTAAAGCTTTTTCGTGCTGGTGCTCCGGCGCGGATGCTGCAACCGGCAGGTCTTTAATGGAGACCTTCAGGTAAGCGGCCAGGGCAGTCAACAAATCGCCAATCCTGGAATTATCCACACAACTGCCCATGTGCAGTACCGGCGGCAGTGGAGCATTGAGCCCGGCAGCATTACCTACCACAGTCAGTACTGCTTTAAGAGTATCACCTGCATATTTTTCACTAGCTTCCGGGAGCATCAGGCCGGCTTTGGCCAGTGCCTGAGCAGAACATCCGGTGGTCACAACCAAGACGTTATTTTTAATCAGTTCCTTAACCAGATTCACATGGAAGGAATCATGGCGCACCTTAACGTTGTTGCAGCCCACAGTGCCTACAGCTCCCAGAATATTCCCGTTAACAATATTGTCCACCAATGGTTTCAAAGGATTTTCCGCATCCAGCTTGGACAGGGCACCGACAATGGCCTCCACACTGAAACCGCCGAACATCTTTGTTTTCACATCGGGGATATCCACCCGGCTTTTATCCCGGCGGCTGAAGTTTTCAATTGCTTTGCGCACAATTTCTTCGGCTTTTCTATCGGCTTCCATCAGGGAGAAAACCACATGCTCCGCACCGGGCATTTTGACTATGGGCATAGTGGTGAAGATTTTGGTATGATAGCAGGCGGCAACCCTGGACAGTGAGGGCATGATGCACTGTACATCCACAACCATAGCATCCACCGCCCCGGTAATAATGGCCAGTTCCTGGGCTAAAAAGTTGGAAGCAAGGGGTATACCCTGCCGCATCAGAGTCTCGTTGCCGGTACAGCAAATTCCGGCCAGTTGAATGCCTTTGGCTCCTTTAGCGACAGCTTCACCCTCAAGCTTTTGGGCCCATTCAACTATTTTTTCCGAAAGCATGGGTTCATGGCCGTGGACTATGATATTGACATGGTCCTCCCGCAGCACTCCCAGGTTTGCTTCCGTAACCACAGGGGCCGGTGTTCCGAAGAGGATATCCTGGAGATCAGTTGCCAGGTGTAAACCGGCATAGGCATCCACCAGCCCCTGCTTTACAGTGGCAAGAATCAGGTTTACCGGGTCTGCGTCCATCCCCATGGTAGTTTGATGCAAAGCTTCCCTGATTTCCCTGTCAGGATTGCGGGGGAGCACCCCCAGCTTCTCCCAGGTTTCCACCCTTTCTGCAGGAGCAGTAGCCTTCAGCCACTTCATGGGAGTGCCGTGGTGGTTACTAAAATCACTGTAAGCTACGTTCACTATTTCTTTCGCAATCTGGTTATCACTCTTACCCGTCGTCTCAAGTCCCAACTTGGCAGCTACTGCCTTTAGCTTGACAGTATCCTTGATGGTATAAGGGGTGTTTTCCCGCGCAGCTAAGCTTAAGGTTTCTACAGCTTCATAAGCGTGGTCAACATGGGCGGAAGCTCCGGCGGCCACCTGTCGTAACAGGTTACGAGCTACAATCAGATCAGCATCAGCACCGCAAATTCCATACTCAGGTCCATCGCCAAAGGGGTCGATCCGGCAAGGTCCCTGGTTGCAGTGGCGGCAGCATATTCCCAGCAGGCCGAAGCCACATTGGGGCTGCTGCGCCTCAAAACGGTCCCAGACTGTTTCTACCTGGTCTCTTTGGGCTTTGCTAATCATTTGACCCGCTGCAGGGTCCATAGTCTTTCTTAAATAGTCCATCATCAGGCCTCCTCACCCATAATGAATTTGGACAGAAATTCCTGCTTGACAACCTTGTCAAATGCACTGATTTCCATAAACATAATTGCTTTGGTCGGACATGCCTTGACACAAGCCGGTTCATGGCCTTCCGACAGGCACTGGTCACACTTGATGGCCACCTTCTGCTCTTCACTGGGAACGATAGCTCCATAAGGGCAGACCATCACACACATCCAGCAACCGACACATTTTTCTTCCCTATTCAGCACCAGTCCTGTCTGATCATCCAGGTGCATGGCCCCTGTCATGCAAGCGTTAACACATTTGGGCTCGCGGCAATGTCTGCACTGGACGGGCAGGTTGATGGACCTTTCAGCGTTGGTTTCAACCTGTACTCTGCTCACCGCTTTATCGCCGCCTAAAAAAGCGCTGAAGATGTCCTTGCCGGCAGAATGGGCAATAGTGCATGCCAACTCGCAAGTTTTACAGCCCAAGCACCGGTTTGAACGCACTAAAATCTGTTTCAACGCATTTCCCCCTTTCCCATGTTCAGAATTTTTCGTGACCTTTCCAAAGTAATTGTAAAATAAACAAAGCGGGATTACTGTCATCCCGCTGACATTAATAATTGTTTTTGTAACTAACACAGTTCCTGCAGTTTTTCCATGCTTTTAACAATGATCTTCTTTTTCTGCATGCTTATAATTCCATTTTTCTCAAAGCGATTTAAGATGGTGGTTACTGTTTGCCTGGTGCTGCTGATGAGGTACGCAAGTTCTTCATGGGTCAGGTCCAGCTTAAATGCTATTCCGTCCCCAGTCGCCGTGCCTTTTTCCCTGGCCATTTTTAATAACAGAGTTGCCAGCCGGGAGTTAACTTCCTTAAAAGCCAGGTTCAATAAAGCATCATTGGTGTTTTTCAGAATTCTACCCAGGATCCTGATCAAATTCAGGGCCAAATCCGGATTTTGCAAGACAATTTCTTTGAAATCATTGACCTCGATGTACCAGATTTCTGCCGGTTCCAAAACAGTGGTGGAGGCTTCCGAATGCATACTGTACATATCCCCCGGCTGGAGAATAGTCACAGTAATTTCTTTGCCCTCGGGCGAAAGATAAGAAACTTTTACCCGCCCCGACCTGACCAAATAAATGTAGTCATGACCCAGCCCTGGAAAATATATATGCTGTTTCTTGGCAAAACGGCTTTGTCTGAAATATGGTAATAATTTTTCGTTTTCCTCTGGGGACAAGTCTTTGAAAAGTCTGAATTCTTTTAACATGGAGCATTCCTCTCCAAATGTTTTTGTTTTTAAGCTCCTTCAGTTTTACTAAGTATATTAAATATTCGGGCAATAAATCCTGCTTAAGGCCAAACATAAACAGTAAAATAACTTGGACTTCTTGACCTGTTTTATAGGCCCGGTTTCCTGCAAAAAAAGCGTTGCAAATAAGAAGACCTTAACAACAGCTGAACTGCGTTAAGATCCTAACGATAATTGTGAAAGGCGAATTCTTTTTGCCTTCATATCCTACTGTCGGGGCATTTCACCCAAGGTAACCTGCAAATCCACCTTTTTGCCCCGCCTGACTACTGTAATGCTCACCCTGTCGCCTACCTTTTTTTGGGACAGCACACCCTGCAGGTCCGAAAAAGTGCGAATTTGTGTCTGCTCGACAGCGACAATAATATCACCCGCCTCCATGCCGGCTCTCTCCGCGGGGCCTCCCGGATAAACTCCGCCTACATAAATGCCTACGGGCAAATCATACCACTGGGCCATTTGCTCGGAAATTTCCCGGAAGTTATAAATTCCGATAAAAGGCCGGCTTACATAGCCTTTTTCAATCAGCTGCCGGATAATAGGTTTGGCATCGCTGATGGGAATGGCAAATCCCATCCCTTCAATATCGGTGCGCAGGATCTTGACGCTGTTGATGCCTATAACTTCACCCCGGCTGTTTACCAGTGCCCCACCGCTATTTCCCGGGTTGATGGCGGCGTCAGTTTGGATCACGTTAAGTGTGACTTCCTCCCCAGGCCTTGCTTCCACTGTAATTTTGCGATTTAAGGCGCTGATAATGCCAGCCGTAACCGACCCGGCAAACTCTTCCCCCAAAGGATTGCCTATTGCTACAGCCATTTCCCCCACGCGCAGCTTGGTTGAATCGCCAAGTACAGCTTCCGGCAAATCGGGAGCGGCAATTTGCAACACTGCCAAATCTGTTTGCCTGTCGCCCCCAACCAACTTGGCCGCATAGGAGTTTCCTCCCTTTAAAGTCACTTCCAGACGCTGGGCGCCCTCTACCACGTGATAATTGGTTACTATGTATCCCTTCTCACGGTCAATTATTACCCCGGAACCCGTCGACTCAACAGGACCGGCAAAAAAATCCCGCCCGGAAATATTATTAATCCTGACCACAGTAGGGCCTACCCGCTCAGCAATGGCTACCACAGGTGATTCCCGGGGGTCAACCTGGGACGATGAGGATTTTTGGGGCGGAGCTTCTTCGCTCAACTCCTGCCTGGGCGCAAGCCCATTGTTTTCAGCTTTGAGAAAGGCCTGTGCTAAAGTGAGGGCTAAAAGCCCTCCCAGAAAGGCACTTACCAAGACAAGGCCCACTATTCCTAAATAATTAGGCCTTTTCCAGCGGTCATAATCATGCTCAAAGTAGCTCATGCTCAATCACCACCGATTTTATGAACAGCATGGTTTTGTATACTACTATCATTACTGTTTGTTCGGCCTTTTATGCCTGGCCCGGGATGAAAAACAAAGCTGCCTACCTGATTTTATGTAGAGGAACCGCTTCATGCCGCGGAGCCACGGAGATCTCGGGACACTGCACAAACCCCTGTTCTTTCAGCACCTCTTTAACTGTTTCCAAGGCCAGGGAGGGGTGATTATTTTCCGCACTCAAGTGGGCCAAGAGCACTTTGTGCGTTTTCGAGCTAATAAACTCCGCTAAAGCCTCCCCGCTCATCTGATTGGAAAGATGACCCACCACACTGGCAATCCTCTTTTTAAGGTAAAAGGGGTAAGGTCCCTGACGCAGCATCTTGGCATCGTGATTAGCCTCCAAGATCAAAGCATTGCATCCAACAACATTTTTCCTGATGCTGGGGGTAATTTTACCTGTGTCAGTAGCCATCCCGAGGCTGGCTTTTTGGTGGTGAAAAGCAAAAGCTGCCGGCTCCAAAGCATCGTGGGAAGTAGCCAAAACCTCAACTTTAATATCCCCGATTTCCCGGCACTCTCCCAATTCCAAATGCTTTTTATTGTGTTCGGCAATCTCCCCGATTTCCTGTTCCATGCCCTGCCAGGTCCCTTCTGTGGCAAAAACAGGTAAATCAAAGCGCCTGGAAAGAACCCCAACCCCTTTAATATGGTCCTTGTGTTCATGGGTTACCAGGATGCCTGTTAATTCAGAAGCTTCTATACCATTCTGCTCCAGCCTTTTTGTTACCTCTTTGCCGCTAAGTCCTGCGTCAACCAAAAGGCTTGTCCTTTCTGAACCCACAAAAGCAGCGTTACCGGAACTGCCGCTGGCCAAAGTGCAAAACCTCAACGGCACAACCTGGCACCGCCCGTATTAAATGCTTTCAACAACCTGATCTCCTCCAACGCCTTTCGTTTCTGGGTCAGTTATAAGTTGACGTTTCGCCTGTACTGGTTACGTCAACATCATAAGCGCCATCCCATTTTCAGTCGACTGAAATTCGTCGCATATCAGCTCCTAAAGAACGGAGCTTTTCTTCCAGCTTTTCATAACCCCGGTCAATCAAATGGACCTGGTTGATGCTTGTCTCCCCTTCCGCCGCCAGCCCGGCTAAAACCAAAGCGGCTCCGGAGCGCAGGTCACAAGCCTTGACTTCGGCTCCATAGAGCTTCTCAACCCCGATGACTACTGCGGTTTGCCCCTCTACCTTGATGTTAGCTCCCATGCGTTTTAGTTCTTCACCTAACTGCAGGCGGTTTTCAAAAACGGTTTCCACTATCACACTTGTTCCCTGGCTTAAAGATAAAAGCGCCATCATCTGAGACTGCATGTCTGTGGGAAAGCCAGGGTATGGCAATGTCTTAATATCTGTAGGTTTAATTTCGGCTGTACCTATAACCTGAAGCTCCCCTTCGCCTTCTATTACCTGAGCGCCGGTTTCCTGCAGCTTGGCAATTATAGGCTGCAGGTGACGGTTGATCACATTTTGGATTACCACGTTACCGCCGGTAATGGCAGCAGCCAGCATCATAGTGCCTGCCTCAATCCTGTCGGGGATAACACTGTAGCGGGTACCGTGAAGTTCAGGCACCCCCTCTATTTTGATAAGATCCGTACCGGCCCCCCGGACTTTCGCACCCATGGCATTGAGGAAATTGGCCAGGTCCACTATTTCCGGCTCCTTTGCCACGTTTTCGATCACAGTTATCCCTTGTGCTCTGGTAGCAGCCATCATGATGTTCTCCGTGGCACCTACGCTGGGAAAGTCCAGGTAAACCCGGTTTCCCTGCGGGGAACCGGAAGCTTTGACATACCCGTGTTCCAATTCAATAGCGGCCCCCAACGCCTGCAGCCCTTTCAAGTGCAAATCCATAGGCCTTGTCCCGATATTGCACCCGCCTGGTAAGGGGACCTGGGCCTCCCCCCTGCGGGAAAGCAAAGGCCCCAGCAGCAGGTTTGATGCCCTTAATCTTTTAGCGAGATTGTAGGGAGTAGCTATACCAACTGCAGCAGGTATATTTAAAGCTAAAGTATTTTCTTCCAGCCACGACACTTTTGCCCCTAAATCATCAAGAATATGCAAAAGCACTTCCACATCGGCAATGCGCGGCACATTTTCTAAAACGGTTTCGCCTTCGGCCAAGACAGCGGCGGCAATTAAAGCCAGGGCCGCATTTTTGGCGCCGCTGACTTTTACTCTGCCCTGCAGCTTTTGTCCTCCGGCAATCAGCAATTTATCCACATTACTTCCCCCAATACAATCCCGGCTTTAAAGATAACTATATTCTTGTTCGGAGGGCAACATTCCTGCTTAATAGTTGTTAGTTTTTAGTTGTTTGTTGTTGTAAAAAAAAATAGACATGCAAGCAAAATCTGCATGTCTGGGCTGCAATTATATTTGTGTAATTTCATCATGATATTTTAAATGTATTCTGTTAGGAGAAAATGAGTCAAGGAACCGTCCCCTGACTCATGACTAACCTGGAGAAAGTGAGTCAAGGAACCGTCCCCTGACTCACTTTACTGACAACTGTATTTTAATGCCGTGCTACGAAGATATCGTTGGATACGCCTCTGATTCCCGGAAGCCTGCCGGCTGCTTCCTCGGCAGCCTCTTTGGCTTCAATTGAACCTACTTCCCCCGACAGATAAGCTGTGTCACCGATGACGAAAGCCTGGACCTGGGAGGGTGAAACCCTGGGGTCTTCTCTTAATAGTTGCCGGAGTTGCAAGGTTAAATCATTATCCCGGTCGGCGCTGTCGTGCCTTGTCCTAAGCTTCATTACCACCGCTTTTACCCCTGGGACTGAAGCAGCAATCTGGTATACTTTAGCCACCTCTTCCGGCGAATCCACTTCACCTTCCAAAGTCACAACTCCGTTTTTAGTGCTGGTCTTGACCATCCCTGCCTCCACTTTGTCCTGCCTTGACAAAGCCAACTCCACGGCGTTGGTGAGGCTGGCATCATCCTGCCGTTCCCTTTTTTTAACACCTAAATGGGATATTACAGCGCTGACCCCCCGGACACTCTGTGCTACTTTGGCGGCCTGGTGTTTTTCCCACAGGGAGTTGGCGTTTCCTTCCAAGTAAACAACCCCTTTATGGGTTGTCACCTCGATGTATTTCAGCACATCGCCTAAAT
This region of Zhaonella formicivorans genomic DNA includes:
- the cooS gene encoding anaerobic carbon-monoxide dehydrogenase catalytic subunit, whose product is MDYLRKTMDPAAGQMISKAQRDQVETVWDRFEAQQPQCGFGLLGICCRHCNQGPCRIDPFGDGPEYGICGADADLIVARNLLRQVAAGASAHVDHAYEAVETLSLAARENTPYTIKDTVKLKAVAAKLGLETTGKSDNQIAKEIVNVAYSDFSNHHGTPMKWLKATAPAERVETWEKLGVLPRNPDREIREALHQTTMGMDADPVNLILATVKQGLVDAYAGLHLATDLQDILFGTPAPVVTEANLGVLREDHVNIIVHGHEPMLSEKIVEWAQKLEGEAVAKGAKGIQLAGICCTGNETLMRQGIPLASNFLAQELAIITGAVDAMVVDVQCIMPSLSRVAACYHTKIFTTMPIVKMPGAEHVVFSLMEADRKAEEIVRKAIENFSRRDKSRVDIPDVKTKMFGGFSVEAIVGALSKLDAENPLKPLVDNIVNGNILGAVGTVGCNNVKVRHDSFHVNLVKELIKNNVLVVTTGCSAQALAKAGLMLPEASEKYAGDTLKAVLTVVGNAAGLNAPLPPVLHMGSCVDNSRIGDLLTALAAYLKVSIKDLPVAASAPEHQHEKALSIGTWAVSLGVLTHLGVIPQVLGGKKVTEILTGETAEKLLGGRFYVETDPIKAAQGLIEHIKSKRKALGI
- a CDS encoding 4Fe-4S dicluster domain-containing protein — its product is MKQILVRSNRCLGCKTCELACTIAHSAGKDIFSAFLGGDKAVSRVQVETNAERSINLPVQCRHCREPKCVNACMTGAMHLDDQTGLVLNREEKCVGCWMCVMVCPYGAIVPSEEQKVAIKCDQCLSEGHEPACVKACPTKAIMFMEISAFDKVVKQEFLSKFIMGEEA
- a CDS encoding Crp/Fnr family transcriptional regulator, with the protein product MLKEFRLFKDLSPEENEKLLPYFRQSRFAKKQHIYFPGLGHDYIYLVRSGRVKVSYLSPEGKEITVTILQPGDMYSMHSEASTTVLEPAEIWYIEVNDFKEIVLQNPDLALNLIRILGRILKNTNDALLNLAFKEVNSRLATLLLKMAREKGTATGDGIAFKLDLTHEELAYLISSTRQTVTTILNRFEKNGIISMQKKKIIVKSMEKLQELC
- a CDS encoding S1C family serine protease, coding for MSYFEHDYDRWKRPNYLGIVGLVLVSAFLGGLLALTLAQAFLKAENNGLAPRQELSEEAPPQKSSSSQVDPRESPVVAIAERVGPTVVRINNISGRDFFAGPVESTGSGVIIDREKGYIVTNYHVVEGAQRLEVTLKGGNSYAAKLVGGDRQTDLAVLQIAAPDLPEAVLGDSTKLRVGEMAVAIGNPLGEEFAGSVTAGIISALNRKITVEARPGEEVTLNVIQTDAAINPGNSGGALVNSRGEVIGINSVKILRTDIEGMGFAIPISDAKPIIRQLIEKGYVSRPFIGIYNFREISEQMAQWYDLPVGIYVGGVYPGGPAERAGMEAGDIIVAVEQTQIRTFSDLQGVLSQKKVGDRVSITVVRRGKKVDLQVTLGEMPRQ
- a CDS encoding MBL fold metallo-hydrolase — protein: MPLRFCTLASGSSGNAAFVGSERTSLLVDAGLSGKEVTKRLEQNGIEASELTGILVTHEHKDHIKGVGVLSRRFDLPVFATEGTWQGMEQEIGEIAEHNKKHLELGECREIGDIKVEVLATSHDALEPAAFAFHHQKASLGMATDTGKITPSIRKNVVGCNALILEANHDAKMLRQGPYPFYLKKRIASVVGHLSNQMSGEALAEFISSKTHKVLLAHLSAENNHPSLALETVKEVLKEQGFVQCPEISVAPRHEAVPLHKIR
- the murA gene encoding UDP-N-acetylglucosamine 1-carboxyvinyltransferase, with protein sequence MDKLLIAGGQKLQGRVKVSGAKNAALALIAAAVLAEGETVLENVPRIADVEVLLHILDDLGAKVSWLEENTLALNIPAAVGIATPYNLAKRLRASNLLLGPLLSRRGEAQVPLPGGCNIGTRPMDLHLKGLQALGAAIELEHGYVKASGSPQGNRVYLDFPSVGATENIMMAATRAQGITVIENVAKEPEIVDLANFLNAMGAKVRGAGTDLIKIEGVPELHGTRYSVIPDRIEAGTMMLAAAITGGNVVIQNVINRHLQPIIAKLQETGAQVIEGEGELQVIGTAEIKPTDIKTLPYPGFPTDMQSQMMALLSLSQGTSVIVETVFENRLQLGEELKRMGANIKVEGQTAVVIGVEKLYGAEVKACDLRSGAALVLAGLAAEGETSINQVHLIDRGYEKLEEKLRSLGADMRRISVD
- a CDS encoding BON domain-containing protein, which codes for MQREDEKIQGAVESALADQMRLSSFDINVTVKDGVVQLSGVVDVLAEKVKAEEIAKKISGVRGIENHLTVSTDGRLIDDKEITDVVQERLQAHLGDVLKYIEVTTHKGVVYLEGNANSLWEKHQAAKVAQSVRGVSAVISHLGVKKRERQDDASLTNAVELALSRQDKVEAGMVKTSTKNGVVTLEGEVDSPEEVAKVYQIAASVPGVKAVVMKLRTRHDSADRDNDLTLQLRQLLREDPRVSPSQVQAFVIGDTAYLSGEVGSIEAKEAAEEAAGRLPGIRGVSNDIFVARH